In the Oncorhynchus gorbuscha isolate QuinsamMale2020 ecotype Even-year linkage group LG05, OgorEven_v1.0, whole genome shotgun sequence genome, one interval contains:
- the LOC124035648 gene encoding tryptophan 5-hydroxylase 1-like, which translates to MYSNKIDGPRRGRSFDSMSSSLHTCYEEKQLNNEMKKCTFSKIDKNKDNKSSSWENGRSLEKGRTAIAFSLKNEVGGLVKALKLFQENHVNLVHIESRKSRRRGSEFEIFVDCDSSHEQLKELTELLHKHAANVVDMDHDQPNNSSLPEEDTEDIPWFPKTISDLDMCANRVLMYGLDLDADHPGFKDNVYRKRRKHFADLAMSYKHGEPIPHIEFTEEEVKTWGVVYRELNKLYPTHACREYLKNLPLLSKHCDCREDNIPQLEDVSHFLRERTGFIIRPVAGYLSPRDFLAGLAFRVFHCTQYVRHSSDPLYTPEPDTCHELLGHVPLLAEPSFAQFSQEIGLASLGASDESVQTLATCYFFTVEFGLCKQEGKMRAYGAGLLSSISELKHALSGNAKIMPFDPKVTCKQECIITTFQDVYFVSESFEEAKVKMREFAKTIKRPFTVRYNPYTHSVDVLKDTSSINSMVEDLRHELDIVGDALQRLNKHYAV; encoded by the exons ATGTATTCAAACAAGATTGACGGGCCGCGCAGAGGAAGGTCTTTCGACTCTATGAGTTCTTCATTGCACACTTGTTACGAGGAAAAGCAACTGAATAATGAG ATGAAAAAATGTACATTCAGCAAGATCGACAAGAACAAGGACAACAAGAGTTCATCTTGGGAGAATGGTCGGTCTTTAGAAAAGGGTCGCACGGCCATTGCATTCTCGCTCAAGAATGAAGTTGGCGGGCTAGTTAAGGCACTAAAACTTTTTCAA GAGAACCACGTCAACCTTGTTCACATCGAGTCCCGAAAATCGAGGCGGCGTGGCTCAGAGTTTGAGATCTTTGTTGACTGTGACAGCAGCCACGAGCAACTCAAGGAGCTCACTGAGCTGCTACATAAGCACGCCGCCAACGTAGTTGATATGGACCATGACCAACCTAACAATTCCAGCCTGCCTGAAGAAG ACACTGAAGATATTCCCTGGTTCCCAAAGACAATCTCGGACCTGGACATGTGTGCTAACCGTGTCTTGATGTATGGCTTAGACCTGGATGCTGATCACCCA GGCTTCAAGGACAACGTCTATCGCAAAAGAAGGAAACACTTCGCTGATCTTGCCATGAGCTACAAACA tGGGGAACCGATTCCGCATATTGAGttcacagaggaggaggtgaagaccTGGGGTGTGGTCTATCGGGAGCTCAATAAGCTGTATCCAACCCATGCTTGCCGGGAGTACCTGAAGAACCTGCCACTGCTCTCCAAGCACTGTGACTGCAGGGAGGACAACATCCCCCAGCTGGAAGATGTGTCACACTTCCTCAGAG AACGCACAGGCTTTATCATTCGGCCCGTGGCAGGTTACCTCTCCCCACGAGACTTTCTGGCAGGTTTGGCTTTCCGGGTTTTCCACTGCACTCAGTATGTTCGCCACAGCTCTGACCCGCTCTACACACCTGAGCC AGACACATGTCATGAGCTTTTGGGTCATGTCCCTCTGCTGGCGGAGCCTAGTTTTGCCCAGTTCTCCCAGGAGATAGGTCTGGCCTCTCTGGGGGCCTCAGATGAGTCTGTCCAGACGCTGGCCACC TGTTACTTTTTCACAGTAGAGTTTGGCCTGTGTAAACAGGAGGGAAAGATGAGAGCCTACGGCGCAGGACTTCTCTCCTCTATCAGTGAGCTGAAG CATGCACTCTCTGGCAATGCAAAGATCATGCCCTTTGACCCCAAGGTCACCTGCAAGCAGGAGTGCATTATCACGACATTCCAAGATGTCTACTTTGTGTCAGAGAGCTTTGAAGAGGCCAAAGTCAAGATGAG AGAGTTTGCCAAGACCATCAAGCGTCCGTTTACAGTGAGGTACAACCCTTACACCCACAGTGTGGACGTGCTGAAGGACACATCCAGTATCAACAGCATGGTGGAGGATCTGAGACATGAACTGGACATCGTGGGCGACGCCCTACAGCGCCTTAACAAACACTACGCTGTCTGA